The Acinonyx jubatus isolate Ajub_Pintada_27869175 chromosome D1, VMU_Ajub_asm_v1.0, whole genome shotgun sequence genome includes a window with the following:
- the EML3 gene encoding echinoderm microtubule-associated protein-like 3 isoform X2 — MDGAGGPGEGPAQEALQSLSRRLQVQEKEMELVKAALAEALRLLRLQAPPNSLQDPGAPAPTRDSPAAPPGLPPTCSPSLVSRGTQTETEVEMQPSPGPPGLSNGPPAPQGGSEEPSGTQSEGGGSSSSGSPGPPGILRLVQPPQRADTPRRNSSSSSSPSERPRQKLSRKAASSANLLLRSGSTESRGGKDPLSSPGGPGSRRSNYNLEGISVKMFLRGRPITMYIPSGIRSLEELPSGPPPETLSLDWVYGYRGRDSRSNLFVLRSGEVVYFIACVVVLYRPEGGPGGPGGGGQRHYRGHTDCVRCLAVHPDGVRVASGQTAGVDKDGKPLQPVVHVWDSETLLKLQEIGLGAFERGVGALAFSVADQGAFLCVVDDSNEHMLSVWDCSRGTKLAEIKSTNDSVLAVGFSPRDSSCIVTSGKSHVHFWNWSGGAGVPGNGTLTRKQGVFGKYKKPKFVPCFVFLPDGDILTGDSEGNILTWGRSLSDARTPGRGGAKETYGIVAQAHAHEGSIFALCLRRDGTVLSGGGRDRRLVQWGPGLVALREAEIPEHFGAVRAIAEGLGSELLVGTTKNALLRGDLAQGFSPVIQGHTDELWGLCTHPFQNRFLTCGHDRQLCLWDGEGHALAWSIDLKETGLCADFHPSGAVVAVGLNTGRWLVLDTETREIVSDVTDGNEQLSVVRYSPDGLYLAIGSHDNMIYIYSVSSEGAKSSRFGRCVGHSSFITHLDWSKDGNFIMSNSGDYEILYWDVAGGCKLLRNRYESRDREWATYTCVLGFHVYGVWPDGSDGTDINSLCRSHNERVVAVADDFCKVHLFQYPCARAKAPSLVYGGHGSHVTSVRFTHDDSHLISLGGKDASIFQWRVLGAGGAGPAPATPSRTPSLSPASSLDV, encoded by the exons ATGGACGGGGCCGGGGGGCCCG GTGAGGGCCCTGCTCAGGAGGCCCTGCAGTCCTTGAGCCGGCGGCTTCAGGTGCAGGAGAAGGAGATGGAGCTGGTTAAGGCGGCCCTGGCAGAAGCCCTCCGCCTGCTGCGGCTGCAGGCGCCCCCGAACTCCCTGCAGGACCCTGGCGCCCCAGCTCCTACAAGGGACAG CCCTGCAGCCCCCCCAGGACTGCCACCCACGTGCAGCCCCTCCTTGGTGAGCCGGGGCACCCAGACGGAGACAGAGGTTGAGATGCAGCCGTCCCCTGGACCCCCTGGCCTGAGCAAtgggcccccagccccacagggGGGCAGTGAAGAGCCTAGTGGGACCCAGTCTGAAGGAgggggcagcagcagcagtggtTCCCCTGGCCCCCCAGGGATCCTCAGGCTTGTGCAGCCCCCACAGCGCGCTGACAC GCCACGGAgaaattcttcctcctcctcatccccctCAGAGCGGCCTCGGCAGAAACTCTCCCGGAAGGCAGCTTCCTCGGCCAACCTGTTATTGCGGTCAGGGAGCACAGAGAG CCGTGGGGGGAAAGACCCCCTCTCCAGCCCCGGGGGCCCTGGGTCTCGGAGAAGCAACTACAATTTGG AAGGCATCTCAGTGAAGATGTTCCTTCGCGGCCGCCCCATTACCATGTACATCCCGTCTGGCATCCGCAGCCTTGAGGAGCTGCCCAGCGGCCCACCCCCGGAGACCCTCAGCCTTGACTGGGT TTACGGGTACAGGGGTCGTGACTCCCGCTCTAATCTGTTTGTGCTGCGCTCTGGGGAGGTGGTCTACTTTATCGCCTGTGTGGTGGTGCTGTACCGGCCCGAGGGAGGCCCAGGGGGTCCTGGAGGTGGCGGCCAGCGACATTACCGGGGCCACACGGACTGTGTTCGATG CCTGGCCGTCCACCCCGATGGTGTTCGTGTAGCCTCAGGACAGACAGCTGGAGTGGATAAAGATGGAAAG cccctgcagCCTGTGGTTCACGTCTGGGACTCAGAGACACTGCTGAAGCTGCAGGAGATTGGACTGGGGGCCTTCGAGCGGGGCGTGGGAGCCCTGGCCTTTTCAGTTGCG GATCAGGGTGCTTTTCTTTGTGTGGTGGATGATTCCAATGAGCACATGCTGTCCGTGTGGGACTGCAGCCGGGGCACAAAGCTGGCTGAGATCAAG AGTACAAATGACTCAGTCTTGGCCGTTGGCTTCAGCCCTCGCGACAGCAGCTGCATTGTCACCAGTGGGAAATCGCATGTCCACTTCTGGAACTGGAGTGGAGGAGCAGGGGTTCCTGGGAACGGGACTCTCACCCGGAAACAGGGTGTCTTTGGG AAATACAAGAAACCCAAGTTTGTCCCTTGCTTTGTGTTCCTCCCGGATGGGGACATTCTTACTGGGGACTCAGAGGGGAACATTCTCACCTGGGGACGGAGCCTCTCAGATGCCAGGAccccaggcaggggtggggccaaAG AGACCTATGGGATTGTGGCCCAGGCCCATGCTCACGAAGGTTCCATCTTTGCCCTGTGTCTCCGGCGGGATGGGACTGTACTGAGTGGTGGCGGACGGGACCGCCGGCTGGTCCAGTGGGGGCCGGGATTGGTGGCTCTCCGGGAGGCTGAG ATTCCTGAACACTTTGGGGCTGTGCGGGCCATTGCTGAGGGGCTGGGCTCCGAGCTGCTGGTGGGAACCACGAAGAATGCATTGCTGAGGGGAGATCTGGCGCAGGGCTTCTCCCCTGTAATCCAG GGTCACACGGATGAGCTCTGGGGACTCTGCACACATCCCTTCCAGAACCGTTTTCTCACCTGTGGCCATGACCGACAACTGTGCCTGTGGGATGGGGAGGGCCATGCGCTGGCCTGGAGCATTGACCTCAAG GagactggtctctgtgctgacttcCACCCCAGCGGGGCAGTTGTGGCCGTAGGACTGAACACAGGGAG gTGGCTGGTTTTGGACACAGAGACCAGAGAGATCGTGTCTGATGTCACTGATGGCAATGAGCAGCTCTCAGTGGTCCGGTACAGCCCAG ATGGGTTGTACCTGGCCATCGGTTCCCATGACAACATGATCTACATCTATAGCGTTTCCAGTGAGGGTGCCAAGTCCAGCCGCTTTGGCCGCTGTGTG GGTCACTCCAGCTTCATCACTCACCTTGACTGGTCCAAAGATGGGAATTTCATCATGTCCAATTCTGGGGACTATGAGATCCTTTACT GGGACGTGGCTGGAGGCTGCAAGCTGCTGAGGAATCGCTATGAGAGCCGAGACCGGGAGTGGGCCACCTACACCTGCGTGCTGGGCTTCCATGTCTATG GCGTGTGGCCAGACGGCTCGGATGGCACCGACATCAACTCCCTGTGCCGCTCCCACAACGAGCGAGTGGTGGCCGTGGCCGACGACTTCTGCAAAGTGCACCTGTTCCAGTACCCGTGCGCGCGCGCCAAG GCTCCGAGCCTCGTGTACGGCGGCCACGGCAGCCACGTGACCAGCGTCCGGTTCACGCACGACGACTCGCACCTCATCTCGCTGGGCGGCAAGGACGCCAGCATCTTCCAGTGGCGAGTGCTGGGCGCTGGGGGCGCGGGGCCGGCGCCCGCCACGCCCTCTCGaaccccctccctgtcccccgcCTCCTCTCTCGATGTCTGA